A section of the Candidatus Methylacidiphilales bacterium genome encodes:
- a CDS encoding right-handed parallel beta-helix repeat-containing protein has protein sequence MERPEAFSSHGEELHFPYKHALVAFISLTLLIITLYGIWVLKTTGDYILSPIKTTHHFTYQKPVQSGLQTVPFLVNLSRPALPVDEDNVSQDDPPSSISTTEAPTEIIQEYPWEHDKSLEWLRPERKRTILRVPDQYPTIQQAIEAAVPGNQIIIAPGTYEESFVIDKTIEIGATEPGTVTLRTDADSPVIQVRNGAVPRISFLTFEHLPDYKSDEPAALLFIADASPTIERCIFQFSQGSGIEITGDTTTRIIQSHIQRNRGFGVHVVGKKAQVVLIENQIQSNELTGVVIAEGARAAIRKNIIIANGWDGVGVFDPETNPLIYSNTISDNGRRGLAFSRGAKGLAQSNTIESNAWDGIVVLDPDTAPILNYNIIRRNNARGIHFMDGAKGVANANLVENNFETGIMISGADTQPELNFNRSNKNGLWGYDYDQGAQIVRGRGNSAHGNSAGPIRNPPHHGF, from the coding sequence ATGGAACGCCCCGAAGCCTTCTCATCCCACGGCGAAGAACTACACTTCCCCTACAAGCATGCTCTAGTCGCTTTTATTTCCCTCACACTCCTAATTATCACCCTATATGGGATCTGGGTCTTAAAAACCACAGGAGACTATATCCTAAGCCCGATCAAAACTACCCACCATTTCACCTACCAAAAACCGGTCCAGAGCGGCCTTCAAACTGTCCCGTTTCTCGTCAACCTCTCGCGTCCAGCATTGCCAGTCGATGAGGATAATGTCTCACAAGATGACCCACCTAGCTCCATATCTACCACAGAAGCTCCTACCGAAATAATCCAAGAATACCCATGGGAACACGACAAAAGCCTCGAATGGCTTCGTCCAGAACGAAAACGCACCATTTTACGCGTTCCAGACCAATACCCTACCATCCAGCAAGCAATTGAAGCTGCAGTCCCTGGCAATCAAATCATCATTGCACCCGGCACCTACGAAGAAAGCTTCGTCATAGACAAAACGATTGAAATCGGAGCCACCGAGCCAGGCACCGTCACCCTTCGCACTGATGCAGACTCGCCTGTCATTCAAGTCCGCAACGGTGCTGTTCCGCGCATAAGCTTTCTCACATTCGAACACCTTCCTGATTACAAATCCGACGAGCCAGCCGCTCTCCTATTCATCGCTGATGCAAGCCCCACTATTGAACGCTGCATTTTCCAATTTTCACAAGGCTCCGGGATTGAAATTACCGGAGACACCACTACGCGAATCATTCAATCCCACATACAACGAAATCGAGGATTTGGAGTTCACGTTGTAGGCAAGAAAGCGCAAGTCGTCTTAATTGAAAACCAAATCCAAAGCAATGAGCTTACAGGTGTTGTTATCGCCGAAGGAGCGCGTGCCGCTATTCGCAAAAACATCATAATCGCAAACGGATGGGATGGCGTTGGCGTTTTCGACCCAGAAACCAACCCTCTCATTTACTCCAACACCATCTCAGATAACGGTCGCCGCGGTCTCGCCTTCAGCCGCGGAGCCAAAGGTCTGGCACAAAGCAACACGATCGAGTCCAACGCATGGGACGGCATCGTCGTCCTTGATCCCGACACCGCTCCAATCCTGAATTACAATATCATCCGTCGCAACAACGCCCGCGGAATCCATTTCATGGACGGAGCAAAAGGCGTGGCCAACGCCAACCTTGTCGAGAACAATTTCGAAACAGGCATCATGATCTCTGGAGCCGATACCCAACCAGAACTCAATTTCAACCGATCGAACAAAAACGGTCTCTGGGGATACGACTATGACCAAGGAGCCCAGATTGTCCGCGGCCGCGGAAACAGCGCCCACGGCAACTCCGCTGGACCTATTCGTAATCCGCCTCATCATGGCTTTTAA